Proteins from a genomic interval of Rosa chinensis cultivar Old Blush chromosome 2, RchiOBHm-V2, whole genome shotgun sequence:
- the LOC112186218 gene encoding nudix hydrolase 3, with the protein MRQRNAIRLLTGLKDADKEALVYILPQDVKGPQTVAFNLPNDERIVKDRGTSMVMLKNISVTKFKHILPPIADVCITKEQQELVDFESFFTHTIFHECCHGIGPHTITLPNGRKSTVRLELQELHSALEEAKADIVGLWALKFLIHKELLPKSL; encoded by the exons ATGCGCCAACGCaatgccattagattg TTGACAGGACTCAAAGATGCAGATAAGGAGGCTCTTGTTTATATTTTACCTCAGGATGTAAAGGGCCCTCAAACTGTTGCTTTCAATCTACCAAATGATGAGCGCATTGTAAAAGATCGAGGAACATCTATGGTCATGCTTAAGAATATCTCAGTGACCAA GTTCAAACATATTCTTCCGCCTATAGCTGATGTTTGTATTACAAAGGAACAACAAGAACTTGTAGATTTTGAATCCTTCTTCACTCACACAATTTTCCATGAATGCTGTCATGGGATTGGACCTCATACCATAACACTTCCAAATGGTAGAAAGTCTACAGTGAGATTG GAACTGCAAGAACTCCACTCAGCTTTGGAAGAAGCAAAAGCTGATATAGTTGGCCTTTGGGCACTGAAATTCCTAATCCACAAG GAACTGCTCCCGAAGAGCTTATAG
- the LOC112186220 gene encoding protein SRG1, producing the protein MVSSKPACFGPSHHHSGVSCIEEFVTDDSVIEVPQNYVISDQESPISDATILATIPTIDMRQLVLINQSANNDELEKLHSTCKEWGIFQLVNHGVSSALLDKVKQELEDFFKLPLEEKMRYKVRPGDVEGYGTVVKSQDQKLDWGNRFFMFTNPRRKPHLFPELPTSLRNTLETYMLELQRIARTLLGLMGKLLKMKMEEMEKLFEDGLQSLRMTHYPPCPKPELVIGLRPHSDGSGITILHQVGGVQGLQIKKDGAWFPVMFDHGAFVVNVGDILEILSDGLYKSIEHKVTVNPENERISIAMFFMPKLEAEIGPVTAMRDPQKPPSYGKIGMEKFVEKYFAHNLNGKTPFERMKT; encoded by the exons ATGGTATCATCAAAACCAGCCTGCTTCGGCCCCTCTCATCATCACTCAGGAGTCAGTTGTATTGAGGAATTCGTCACCGATGATTCAGTGATCGAAGTCCCGCAAAATTATGTTATCTCAGATCAGGAGTCTCCAATCTCTGATGCGACTATCCTCGCCACAATCCCCACCATCGACATGAGACAGTTGGTCCTAATCAATCAGTCTGCAAACAACGATGAACTTGAGAAGTTGCACTCAACATGCAAAGAATGGGGAATTTTTCAG TTGGTTAACCATGGAGTTAGCTCTGCACTACTGGACAAAGTGAAGCAAGAATTAGAGGATTTTTTCAAGCTTCCCTTGGAAGagaaaatgagatacaaagtaAGGCCAGGTGATGTTGAAGGCTATGGAACTGTGGTCAAATCCCAAGATCAAAAACTCGACTGGGGTAACAGGTTCTTCATGTTTACCAACCCGAGAAGGAAACCCCATCTTTTCCCGGAGCTCCCTACATCCCTGAG GAATACCTTAGAGACATACATGTTGGAATTACAAAGGATTGCCCGGACCCTTTTAGGGTTGATGGGAAAACTTCTAAAGATGAAGATGGAGGAGATGGAAAAGTTGTTTGAAGATGGTCTGCAGTCACTGAGGATGACTCACTATCCTCCCTGCCCAAAACCAGAACTAGTTATTGGCCTCAGGCCTCATTCTGATGGTAGTGGCATCACTATTCTCCACCAGGTTGGTGGAGTTCAAGGccttcaaattaaaaaagatgGGGCTTGGTTCCCGGTGATGTTTGACCATGGTGcctttgttgtcaatgttggaGACATTCTAGAG ATTCTGAGTGATGGGCTTTATAAAAGTATCGAGCACAAAGTGACTGTGAACCCAGAGAATGAAAGGATTTCAATTGCTATGTTCTTCATGCCCAAACTTGAGGCAGAAATTGGACCTGTGACCGCCATGAGAGATCCTCAGAAGCCACCATCTTATGGGAAAATAGGAATGGAAAAATTTGTGGAGAAGTACTTTGCTCATAACCTTAATGGAAAAACACCCTTCGAGCGAATGAAAACATAA